The Hypanus sabinus isolate sHypSab1 unplaced genomic scaffold, sHypSab1.hap1 scaffold_352, whole genome shotgun sequence DNA window ttacgcagagcagcccaaGAACTGATCATGAAGTTCCTATCCAtcacgtctagtacactgcccgaatcagtctaatctctccgggccccacccccttacgcagagcagcccaacaacagatcatgaagtccctatccatcacgtcttgtacactgcccgaatcagtctaatctcccctggccccaTCCCCGTACGCAGAGAAgcccaacaatagatcatgaagCCCCTATCCAtcacgtctagtacactgcccgaatcagtctaatcacccctggccccacccccttacgcagagcagcccaGCAATAGATCATAAAGTCCCTATCCATccacgtctagtacactgcccgaGTCAGTCTAATCTCACCGGGCCCCACCGCCTTACGCAGAGCGgcccaacaatagatcatgaagtccctatccatcgtcgtctagtacactgcccgaatcagtctaatctcccctggcCTCACCCCCTTACGCAAAGCAgcccaacaatagatcatgaagtccctatccatccaagtctagtacactgcccgaatcagtctaatctctccgggccccacccccttacgcagaggagtccaacaatagatcatgaagtccctatccatcacgtctagtacactgcccgaatcagtataatctcccctggccccacccccttacgcagagcagcccaacaatagatcatgaagtccctatccatccacgtctagtacactgcccgaatcagtctaatctctccgggccccacccccttacgcagagcagcccaacaatagatcatgaagtccctatccatcacgtctagtacactgcccgaatcagtctaatctcccctggccccacccccttacgcagagcagcccagcaatagatcatgaagtccctatccatccacgtctagtacactgcccgaGTCAGTCTAATCTCACCgggccccacccccttacgcagagcggcccaacaatagatcatgaagtccctatccatcacgtctagtacactgcccgaatcagtataatctcccctggccccacccccttacgcagagcagcccaacaatagatcatgaagtccctatccatccacgtctagtacactgcccgaatcagtctaatctctccgggccccacccccttacgcagagcagcccaacCATATatcatgaagtccctatccatcacgtctagtacactgcccgaatcagtctaatctcccctggccccacccccttacgcagagcagcccaGCAATATatcatgaagtccctatccatcacgtctagtacactgcccgaatcagtctaatATCTCCGGGCTccacccccttacgcagagcagcccaacaatagatcatgaagtccctatccTTCCACGTCTAGTGCACTGCCCGAATCCGTctaatctcccctggccccacccccttacgcagagcagcccaacaatagatcatgaagtccctttccatcacgtctagtacactgcccgaatcagtctaatctcccctggccccacccccttacgcagagcagcccaacaatagatcatgatgtccctatccatcacgtctagtacactgcccgaatcagtctaatctcccctggccccacacccttacgcagagcagcccaacaatagatcatgaagtccctatccatccacgtctagaacactgcccgaatcagtctaaACTCTCCgggccccacccccttacgcagagcagcccaTCAATAGATCATGATGTCCCTATCCAtcacgtctagtacactgcccgaatcagtctaatctcccctggccccacccccttacgcagagcagcccaacaatagatcatgaaatccctatccatccacgtctagtacactgcccgaatcagtctaatctcccctggccccacccccttacgcagagcagcccaacaatagatcatgaagtccctatccatccacgtctagtacactgcccgaatcagtctaatctctccgggccccacccccttacgcagagcagcccaacaatagatcatgaagtccctatccatccacgtctactacactgcccgaatcagttTAATCTCTCCgggccccacccccttacgcagagGAGCCCAACAATAGATAatgaagtccctatccatcacgtctagtacactgcccgaatcagtctaatctcccctggccccacccccttacgcagagcagcccaacaatagatcatgaaatccctatccatccacgtctagtacactgcccaaatcagtctaatctctccgggccccacccccttacgcaAAGCAGCCCAACAATAGATCGTGATGTCCCTATCCAtcacgtctagtacactgcccgaatcagtctaatctcccctggccccacccccttacgcagagcagcccagcaatagatcatgaagtccctatccatcacgtctagtacactgcccgaatcagtctaatctcccctggccccacccccttacgcagagcagcccaacaataggtcatgaagtccctatccatccacgtctagtacactgcccgaatcagtctaatctttccgggccccacccccttacgcagagcagcccaacaatagatcatgaagtccctGTCCATCCACGTCTCgtacactgcccgaatcagtctaatctcccctggccccacccccttacgcagagcagcccaacaatagatcatgaagtccctttccatcacgtctagtacactgcccgaatcagtttaatctcccctggccccacccccttacgcagagcagcccaacaatagatcatgaTGTCCCTATCCATCACGTCTGGTACACTGCCCGAATCTGCCGTCCTACTGTCTTACTCCAAAGATGGAAATCTGACATGTTCTCTCCGTGGACACCGTCTACATTTCCTGCTGTCTCCGTGAAGCAGCCAGTATAACCAGAAACCACGACCCAACCCAGTCCGACTCCCTCCCACCGGGGAGAAAGGTACGAAAGCACGTTCCACCGGTCTCAAGGACGGCTTATGCCCCGTTTCTATCGGATTATAGAATGGCCCCCCAGGACGACCAGATGGACTGAGACCTCACAATCTAAATCGTTGAGGCCGCTTACACTTTATCGTCGTCATGCActgtcctctctctgtaactgagaCGCGTTATTCTGCAGGACCTCTCCTGTTTGAGATGtatatagaaacattgaaacacaggaaacatacagcacaatacaggctcttcggcccacaaagttatgacGAACATGTTAGAATCTTAGAACTACCTGGGATAtaaacatagccctctatttttctacgcttcatgtagccatccaggagaccCATGAAATACCCTATCGGTTCCGCCTCAAACACGCCGCCTGAGGCCTAttgcatgcactcaccactctctgagtaaaaaaaaagcttacccctgaaatctccactgtacctgcttccaagcaccttaaaagcgatttcagtcctggaaaaaagcctctgattctgcgcacgatcaatgcctcacatcaaCCTGTTCATCTCTATCTGGTCATCTCTCAAACTCCGTCgcttcaaggaaaaaaggctgagttcactcaacttattctcgtAAGCCATCCTCTCAAATCCTGTCAAcattcttgtcaatctcctctgcaccctttcaatggattccacgtccttcctgtagtgaggcgaccagaactgtgcacagttctccaggtagggtctgaccagggttccatatagctgcaacattacctctcagctcctaaattcaattcctatgattgatgaaggccaatacaccataagcattcttaatcacagagtcatcctgcgcagctgctttgagctagTACCCCACGAtcgctctgattctccacactgccaagtgtcttaccattaactcTATATTCTGacatcgtatttgacctatcaaaatgaaccacttcacaagggtttcggtccgagacgtcgtcactacctgcccccatagatgctgtccagccttctgagttctgccaacattttgtgtttttatttatttccatcatctgcagattcactcgtcgTGCACTTCACACAtaactgggctgaactccatctgccacttctcagccggtTTTTCAtcccgctgtaacatctgacaggcCTCCAACAGTCCACAAAACCCCAAAcattgtgtcatccgcaaacctacgaacccatccctccacatcatcatccagttcatttataaaagtcacgaagaatacgggttccagaacagatccctgatgcaccccactggtgactgacttccatgcagaatatgaccagtctacaatcactctttgccttctgtgggcaagccagttgtggacccacaaagcaatatccccttggatcgcATTCctacttactttctcagtaagccttgcatggggtgccgtttaaaatgctttgctgaaatccatatgcactgcatcaactgctcttccttatcaatgtgtttggtcacGTCCCCACACAAATGCGATAAGTCTCggaaggcacgatctgccctttacaaagccatgctgacaactcCTAAACATGTTTTacctctccaaattttcataaatcctgcctctcaggatcttctccatcaacttaccaaccgctgagttaatactcactggtctataatttcttgggctatctcttctccctttcttgaataaaggaaccacATCCagaaccctccaattctccgaggCCTCTcacgtctccattgatgatgcaaagatcaacgCCAGAGCCTcagaaatctcttccctcgcctcccacagtagactggggtatATTCCGTCCGGTTCCGGCGATTAAtctaatttgatgctttccaaaagctccattatTTCCTTACTCTTAGCATCTACATGCTCatacttttcagtctgctgcaagtcatcactacaatcactaagatattGAAGTAGTGCATTCATTAAGTAGCTCCCATGGtcttattaaatatttattgtgatcttatggtcgtatggCCTCTCCACAGCTGCGCAAGAACGGgagtcgaaagtgaagatcggaaatagaccgtaccgtctgatctgcctactctgcctagttacatCCGCCCTAATCGTGACAGTGGCCagtctctcgatccatggtgagtggaacgtCTGTGGGTGGAGTCAGACCGGAAATTAAGAAAGTGTAATATATTGAGATTGTAAAACTCAACAGTgaaaccaacccccccccccctccaccgccTTACCGTAACaccgatggaagaaggcagcatacatgcgGTTTCGGAAGCAAGGATCatatgagtctattgaggaaaatAGCTAAGTAAGAAAAGAGATGAAGAAGGGGCTGTAGACAGAAAGAAGGGAGCAAGAGAACGTCTTgttgagtagggtaaaggaaaaccccaagacattcttcaattatatgaagaaaaaaatggaTGATAGGAGTGAAGGGTGGAGCGGTTTGTGAGAAAGGTGGGAAGACGTCCCTGGAGACtttggaagtgagcgaggtcctcaaggAATACATCTCTTCGATATTCACCAAtgaaagggaacttgatgacggtgaggacaatatgagggaGTTTGATGTTCAGGAGCATGCTATATTAGGGGAGAGGATCTGTTGCAGTTGATTAAATACAGTCGGACCGATaattccccggggcctgacggaatattccccaggctgctttaCGAGGGGAGAGAagatattgctgagcctctggcaagggTCCTTATATTCTCGATGCCAACGGGAAAGGCACACGGGAGGATTGGAGGAGGCGAATATTGTCCTCTTCTTCTAATAATATTGTAGACATTgcccgggtaattatagaccagtgggccttacatctgtggtgggaaagctgtaggaaaagattcttagagatagaatctatgggcatttggagaatcatggtctgaacagggacagtcagcatttcaTTGTGAAGGGCTGATCGTGTCTAACAAGGCTGACAGAATTATATGAGGagttgaccaggcatatagatgaggatagtgcaaTCGATGAGACATTCATGaaatttagtaaggcatttgtcaaGGTTCTACGCGGGAGAGCTTATTTAGAAAGACGGAAGGCATGGGATACAGGGAAGTTTGGAAggtggatttagaattggcttatctgcagaaagcagagtgtcGTGTCGGAGGGAGTACATTCGTATTGGAGCggcgtgactagtggtgttccacagcgtTCGGTTATAGTACCTCTGCTTTTCGTGATTTTATTAACGACATGGATGTGGGGGTATAAGGGCGGTTTGGCACGTTTGGAGACGACAAGAAGAATGGTGGTGTTGCGGATAGTGTTAAGGATTGTCgacgattgcagagagacattgacaggatgcagaagtgggctgagaagctgtagatggagttcaaccctgagaAGTATGagttggtacactttggaaggataaactccACGGCAGAGTACAGACTAAATGGCAGGTTACTTGGTAGTGTGGTGGAGCAGAGGGAACCGgggttacatgtccacagatccctgaaagctgcctcacaggtagatagggtagtttagAACGCTTATGGTTGTTAGcattcataagtcaagggatagacttttagagtcacgaggtaatgctgcagctccaTACATCTCCggttaggccgcacttggagttcTGTTTCcagttctgatctcctcactgtagggaggatgtggaagcattggaaagtgcacagagatttaccaggatgctgcctggtttagagagtatgcattatgatctgagattaagggagctaggtctTTACTCTTGGTGAGAAGGATGATGcgaagagacatgatagaggtatacatgatattaaggggaatagacagagtggacaggcagcgcctctttcccagggcacaactgctcaatacaagaggacatgtctttattgtaaggggagggaagttcaagggggatattagtggacggtttttcactcagagtgtggtcgatgcgtggaatgcactgcctcagtcaGTGCTGCAGGCAGATACACTAATACACTAGtgatatttaagagactactagacaggtaggtggaggagtTTAAGATTGTGAGTTATACGGCAGGCAGCGTTTAAAGGGgtcggcaaaacattgtgggtcgaagggcctgaactgtgctgcactattctatgcTCTATAACACGGACACACACCAAACCGTGATAAAAACACGGCCTTTACCGTAACACAATCAAGACTCATGCTGACACCGACACGCCATTCACTATAATATCATCAATACTGTAACCGTAGCACGGTCACAACCTTCATCGAGACTCAGATACACTCCTAACCGCGACACTGACACGACCATCGCCGTGACTCACACGTGGCTGTCGCACTGACCGCACTGTAATATCGACAGGCCCCTGACCGTGTCAGTGATAAACTCCGCATTTGACACCGAcacacacctcacagtgacaccgacacgctctTCACCGTAACGCTGAGGTACCGTACACCGTGGCACCTTCACGCACCTCAGCGTGATCTACTCTTCACCGCATCGTGTCAAAGACTCATAAGTCACTGTAATACCCCTTACCGAGACAGTATCACTCCAAATCATAACACTGATGCACCGCTCACGGAGGCAATTACCCTCACCTCAACCTGACGCAGGCAAGCCCCTTAGCAGATACCGACAGCTAAATTCACAATGACACAATGACATTGACATAGAAGTCTCCATTGCACcgacacacacctcagcgtgtcactctcacacacagcgtGGCCATAACATGTCTGTCACCGTGGCACTGACGGACCCTTCTCTTTGCAACCAGCTCACCCCACACCATGAGACCCTGACACGTATTTATCATCTCTCGCCGGGGCACGGAGACTcctatcacagtgacaccgacacgttcCTCTCAGCAACTCGGACATGCCCCGCACGATATTGACGCATACCCCCATGGTAACAACAATACCTTCAACGGAACATTGATATACCCCCTAGCGTGATATAGACACACTTTTCAGGGTGGCGCCGGCACCTCTCACTGTGCCCAGAGCATCTCCTTCACTGTGGCACCCTTCGCCCTGACACTGACACAACAATCtgttcggtagcgtgacgctgattCACATAAGGCTAAACatacttcaccatctctctcagtgttacagattcgtcagtctaagAACACCTCCGACCAAAACTGCCATGAGTTAAACTCAACCCTTCAATCCAAGCTTTCTGCACTCAACTCTAATCTGTCCGTTCTCCGTctccagttcactgagatggaaacgaagtacagatctgtcaacgaaaccaaggctcagaTCTGTGAAttattgaccagcagaagaggtgaggcatcatccccctctttcacccgctcatCATCACAGGGCAGACATGGAGAGAGGATGCGTCACTCTGTGCTTCACATCGGGAGTGTGGGAAGtgatggtatggagggtgatacactctgtgtttgatccggtgagtgtgtgatggggccgcgAAGCGGAAGTTTCCATCTATATCTGAatcctggagagtgtgatgggacgctgtggagatggattcactctgtgtctgaccacaggattGTGAGACGTAACAATGCAGCTTCGCTCTGTATCTGACTTGGGGATTCTTTGATCGATCGGTATGGCACCCGctacactttgtgtctgacagcgggatcgTGTGATGGGAACTGCCGTGAGAGTTTCACCCAATGTCTGAACTCTGAAGAGTGTTATAGGACCGTGCACAGAGACTTTCACTCTGTGTGACGAAACGGTACATAGaggatttcactctgtgtctgactccgggagtgagtgatgggacggtgtggagggagattcactctgtgtctgagtccgAGAGTGTATAAAGGGATTGTAGGGAGACTGAGTTATTGTGTCTCACTCgaagagtttgtgatgggacagtgcagaggaaccTTCATTTATGTGACACCGGATTCTGTGAttggatgttgtggagggagtcCCCCGTTAGTGAACTTCACTTTGTGTGTGAACACAGCGAGGTAGAGTGAGACGGTACAAAGAGAGCTTCATTCTGCGACTCGccagagagtgagatgggacgtaAGGAGGGGGACCCGTGTTAGACTCTGAAGTGAGTGATGAGACCGTGAGGTGGCAGCTTCCCTCTGTGCCTGACACTCCGCtctgtggtgtgtttggaagctGTAGAGTGAGAGTCGTGATGGGGccgtggagagagagattcacagtgtgtctgacactccgctctgtggtgtgtttggaagctGTAGAGTGGGAGTCGTGATGGGGCCGTGGAGGgaaagattcacactgtgtctgacactccgctctgtggtgtgtttggaagctGTAGAGGGAGAGTCGTGATGGGGccgtggagagagagattcacagtgtgtctgacactccgcTTTGTGGTGTGTTTGGTAGCTGTAGAGGAAGAGTCGTGATGGGGCCgtagagagagagcttcactctgtgtctgaccccgggtgtgtgtgatgggatggtgtggagggagattcactctgtgtctgaccccgggtgtgtgtgatgggacggtatggagggagattcactctgtgtctgaccacgggagtgtgtgatgggacagtgcggagggagattcactctgtgtctgacgacgggagtgtgtgatgggacgcaaCATTTGACAGTGAGCAACGTGCAGTCTGAAACCATCTGCGTCTGATGCGgccgtggagagagagagagagagtgtgtgtgtgtgtgtgtgtgtgtgtgtgagaaagagagagagagagagagagagagagagagagagagagagagagagagagagagagagagagagagagagagagagagagagagagagagagagagagcatcacTCAGGGTCCGACCCCGGGGGGTGTGCgatgagagagagtggagggtacctcactctgtgtccgacccagaGGCTGCGTGACCAGTCGcagtggagtgagcttcactccgtgTTTGATCCaagggtctgtgatgggacggtgtggaggaagtatcgctctgtttctgactcaccgacagtgtgatgggacggtgtggagcgagcaTCAGTTTGTGAGTGTTTCAGCGGTGGGGTAGAGGTAGCCTCAATAGGTACCAGACGGCAgattctgtgtctctccccgggCGTGTGCGATAAGAGAGTGTGGTacgaaattcactctgtgtcttgacaCCGGAAGTGcgtgatggatggtttggagggaacttcactaCGCCTGAGCCTTTTAATTTGTGCGATAGTACGGTGTtggtggagattcactctgtgcctgacctcagGTGGGCGTGATGGGACCGCATGGAAGGAAATTTACTCTGTGTGTCAGCCGGGTGTGTCACCGTTCCTTGTTCCTGATTTTCAGAGCAAACGTGTTCCGAGGACTGGGTCACCAATGGAGATCGGTGTTATTACGCATCCAAGTTTGAAACATCTTCCCGCCAAGCGAttcaagaatgttcaaaccgtgactcaaggctgctggaaatcaatacaagggatgaagcggtatgtgtcacagcacgggGAGATCGCACAGTAACGCAGGAAACATCAGACACCAGCGGGGTCAGATACAAAATGAATCTCCATCCACCCCGTCCATCACACTCCAGCGGGGTCagatacaaagtgaatctccctccacaccgtcccatcacacactcccggaattAAACACAGAGGAATACCCACCATACACTCCGagcccacactcccggggtcagacacagagtgaagctccgtccacaccgtcccatcacacactcccggggtcagacacagagtgaatctccctccacaccgtcccatcacacacacctggggtcagacagagagtgaatctccctccgcaccgtcccatcacacaatcccagggtcagacacagagtgacgcagCCATCACAGATTCCTGTTGTAATCAACGGACAGAAGCTACGTAAATAATCTTCAACTCTTGGCATTaatgaaataaatttattttcccaGAGTTTTGTATCGCGCAGAGTTTTGTATAAAACCTAtccatactggattggaaaatgcgaagtCGGGTGAGATTTGGACTGCTCTCTGGGTTGGGGGATGGGGTTTGTTTACTGAATGAAGTGGTTTTGTGGGAACAGGTAGGGGGTTTGGGATTTGTTTGTGGACTGACGTAGGTATAGGGTTGTGTGATTCACTGGGGGAGGATGGTACAAGTACAGGGCAGTGGGAATATTTCGGAAACGGGCAGGTGCTGCGGCGAAAGATCAGTACACAGGAATTATTCAGGTACTGACGCATGTTGCTGAAGAGAGCGGGGTGAGGGATTATTTTGGAGATAGTCGCCGGGCTGTGAGAAGAGAGAGCAACAGT harbors:
- the LOC132388571 gene encoding C-type lectin domain family 12 member A-like; this encodes MDRSESYVTVKLGKKDTRSPSRAEPDVLYAQVNFKTPSASRVQTDRDGLNSTYSDLNFQRKETRIDEGEGPPIASGSSTAQKAAQERESKVKIGNRPYRLICLLCLVTSALIVTVASLSIHVLQIRQSKNTSDQNCHELNSTLQSKLSALNSNLSVLRLQFTEMETKYRSVNETKAQICELLTSRREQTCSEDWVTNGDRCYYASKFETSSRQAIQECSNRDSRLLEINTRDEASFVSRRVLYKTYPYWIGKCEVGNVSLGLMHNVPPGTFNCKYCESYVRDSPCKHVRRFICEKSAPLFPDVPAKIQGLCQQPVEST